A portion of the Trichoplusia ni isolate ovarian cell line Hi5 chromosome 12, tn1, whole genome shotgun sequence genome contains these proteins:
- the LOC113499185 gene encoding uncharacterized protein LOC113499185, with protein MRLSWLGVLSLLIIGAVCSTNIIKDEGSDHTIWVRTLENEVTKCHLKSPKEKIIKFAPGNDAASTEKFVIQKGSTTMRCSVTVKNLNEDDEGEWEISFTDAEGIGGFAIFNITVKPLNSPSADPIPDEEDEGIPEITEESEEEAETESENVKVLTLIEQVVKEGYSVDISLNKESFEEDCYVQKPKGELVPIDSELANVTAHKPSKFVSCRITVGPITEDLLGEWKLCGRSVEDDKMRCQPVVIAYNNNNPSANWHSIIEPVFNHPVHFGGQVNPGVMGSGNVLTCHVITPAGEDLVLTSDVTYPHIQRMVHDPWLCSVAISDIDESMLGDWAIYSRFRSQLTSLNEVRLPFNLHLYNPDDPYEQAYNVTSLPETTRVVNIGNTVTVQATSSGEIDDCVYVSPAGKRFNLDNATKSTEVVKLNTSTNPTACHISIGPVDETLLGEWYIIGKFNKNNRYTEIRQPFNIILEDPANPFIEDRERIIENLPRQIVDTRIGATHSFSISQMILYNHESCHLRTPQGLQYILMEGFNVPHVEIINDSKFACGVQIKLLSEDLLGEWALLARSTRTSDAIERRLTFTIRVEETFSLGKPITIRQGNELFLRLPVDTKQFETCKLIGPDGEPVADAELDPIFLTSCGFRVKNVDQRVNGILTIVYGTGITYKGTVEVNVIDTALPVTFESEEWFQGSAIDKIVGPEDIVYCSLWMPLTDNDQQVLVYDGFGPCKIKIDRVTLRHQGLWRVVYAVQGSVLTQVDIFNVEVIEVEPLRVSTNISISSPSVTLTCSVPASYDVTGCKFRDPDGTILVASRNVGEEGFISYDSVIDHESSASSHACSLRFSNPDERYMGLWRCAVDTTQGTYYGFLDVRIPWISDDEYQVTEAVLKATPIYVQGLVGDPITLTCSANTAIRYCYFRSQNGTVYSVGPDMTAENYEYVGNGLDAGECGITIRGLQEPDSGYWTCNVGLAGIYHDLERSASIDVELQDKLLVRHFWNNGEVMVYPIIYDRRPIDYCRFVRFDGLGFTAYNPPEGYYVDRWNDRPCKLVVTRPTILDRRPWVVAVKLQGENGEIVARSPVDLLFIPGGTSFYYGYIAWVMVTMFGLLVMTVGVAMIPKKNRDWTYDRAGRIRDSFRRPRRETPPPAYTEEPVGEKLPQPTETAQTRETPVNNPV; from the exons GAAGCCTTTGAACTCGCCATCAGCTGATCCTATTCCTGATGAAGAAG ATGAGGGAATACCGGAAATTACCGAGGAATCAGAAGAAGAAGCCGAAACCGAATCAGAAAATGTAAAGGTCCTGACTTTAATCGAACAGGTCGTAAAAGAGGGTTATTCCGTCGACATATCTTTAAACAAAGAATCTTTTGAAGAAGACTGCTATGTACAGAAGCCAAAAGGAGAGTTAGTTCCTATTGACTCTGAGTTGGCAAATGTGACAGCACACAAGCCGAGCAAGTTTGTGTCGTGCAGGATTACTGTCGGCCCCATAACTGAGGATTTGTTGGGAGAATGGAAGCTCTGCGGCAGGTCTGTCGAAGACGACAAGATGAGATGCCAACCGGTGGTAATTGCTTATA ATAACAACAACCCTTCTGCCAACTGGCATTCTATAATAGAGCCGGTTTTCAACCACCCTGTTCACTTTGGAGGTCAAGTGAACCCCGGTGTGATGGGGTCGGGCAATGTTCTCACCTGCCACGTCATCACCCCCGCTGGTGAGGACTTGGTCCTCACGAGTGACGTCACATATCCCCACATCCAAAGAATGGTACACGATCCCTGGCTCTGCAGTGTCGCCATCTCTGATATTGACGAGTCCATGCTCGGGGACTGGGCCATCTACAGCAGATTCCGTTCCCAGTTGACATCATTAAACGAAGTTCGTCTACCGTTTAACTTGCATTTGTACA atcCTGATGATCCTTACGAGCAGGCATACAATGTCACATCGTTGCCGGAGACCACACGTGTCGTTAACATTGGCAATACTGTCACAGTACAAGCAACTAGCTCTGGTGAAATAGACGATTGCGTCTATGTGTCACCTGCCGGTAAACGGTTCAATTTAGATAATGCCACCAAATCTACGGAAGTAGTTAAACTTAATACTTCAACAAATCCAACAGCGTGCCACATTAGTATTGGCCCTGTTGATGAAACCTTGTTAGGGGAATGGTATATAATAGGAAAATTTAATAAGAACAATCGGTATACTGAAATACGGCAACCATTTAATATCATTCTGGAAG ATCCAGCCAATCCTTTCATTGAGGACCGTGAACGAATTATTGAAAACTTGCCAAGACAAATTGTGGACACGAGAATTGGAGCAACCCACAGCTTTTCCATAAGCCAGATGATATTATACAATCACGAAAGTTGTCATCTGAGAACACCCCAGGGCTTGCAGTACATATTGATGGAGGGATTCAATGTGCCCCATGTAGAAATCATAAATGACAGCAAATTTGCTTGTGGTGTGCAGATTAAACTGCTTTCAGAAGACCTACTTGGTGAATGGGCCCTACTCGCAAGGTCCACCAGAACATCTGATGCCATTGAAAGAAGGTTAACTTTCACCATCCGCGTCGAAG AAACGTTTTCTCTAGGAAAACCAATTACCATTAGGCAGGGTAACGAACTTTTCCTTCGCTTGCCGGTGGATACGAAACAGTTCGAAACTTGTAAACTGATTGGGCCTGACGGTGAACCAGTCGCGGATGCTGAGCTGGACCCAATTTTCCTGACTTCATGTGGATTCAGAGTGAAAAATGTTGACCAAAGAGTAAATGGAATTTTGACAATTGTCTATGGGACGGGAATAACTTACAAGGGAACAGTTGAAGTTAATGTtatag ATACCGCACTCCCAGTAACCTTTGAGAGTGAGGAGTGGTTCCAGGGCAGTGCTATTGATAAAATCGTTGGGCCCGAAGACATTGTCTACTGCAGTCTCTGGATGCCATTAACCGATAATGATCAGCAAGTCCTAGTATACGACGGATTTGGTCCCTGCAAGATAAAAATAGACCGAGTCACTTTACGACACCAAGGGTTGTGGAGAGTCGTCTATGCTGTTCAAGGATCAGTTTTGACTCAAGTAGACATTTTTAACGTCGAAGTTATTGAAGTTG AACCCTTAAGAGTATCTACAAACATATCAATAAGTTCTCCCTCCGTGACGCTGACCTGTTCCGTGCCTGCCAGCTATGACGTCACGGGGTGCAAGTTCCGTGATCCTGACGGTACGATCCTGGTTGCCAGCCGCAATGTCGGGGAAGAAGGATTCATTTCCTATGATTCTGTCATCGA TCATGAATCGAGTGCATCCAGTCACGCTTGCTCTCTTCGGTTTTCCAATCCTGATGAACGATACATGGGTTTATGGCGCTGTGCTGTGGACACTACTCAAGGCACTTACTACGGCTTCCTCGACGTCAGGATCCCATGGATTTCAGACGATGAATACCAGGTCACAG AAGCTGTGTTGAAGGCGACTCCTATTTACGTGCAGGGATTGGTGGGTGACCCCATCACTCTGACCTGCTCCGCAAACACAGCCATACGGTACTGCTACTTCAGGTCGCAGAATGGAACAGTCTACAGCGTAGGACCTG ACATGACAGCTGAGAATTACGAGTACGTGGGTAATGGTTTGGACGCCGGCGAGTGTGGTATCACGATCAGGGGTCTCCAGGAACCTGATTCTGGCTATTGGACTTGTAATGTGGGACTTGCTGGCATCTACCATGACCTCGAAAGATCTGCTTCGATTGATGTCGAACTCCAAG ATAAGCTCCTTGTCAGACATTTCTGGAACAACGGTGAAGTTATGGTATACCCTATTATCTACGACAGACGGCCAATTGACTACTGCAGATTTGTTCGCTTTGATGGTTTGG GTTTCACCGCTTACAACCCACCGGAAGGTTACTATGTGGACCGATGGAATGACAGGCCCTGCAAGCTTGTCGTCACAAGACCTACAATTTTGGACCGCCGTCCTTGGGTCGTGGCAGTCAAACTCCAGGGTGAAAACGGAGAAATTGTAGCCAGATCCCCTGTCGACTTATTGTTCATACCAGGAGGAACCTCTT TCTACTACGGATACATCGCATGGGTCATGGTAACGATGTTCGGTTTGCTTGTGATGACTGTGGGCGTAGCAATGATTCCCAAGAAGAACAGGGACTGGACATACGACCGGGCTGGCAGGATCAGGGACAGCTTCAGAAGACCAAGAAGAGAAACGCCACCACCAGCGTACACCGAGGAGCCAGTCGGAGAGAAACTTCCACAACCAACAGAAACAGCTCAAACACGAGAAACTCCTGTAAACAATCCAGTTTAA
- the LOC113499260 gene encoding uncharacterized protein LOC113499260 — MCLSLQRAHHSYKRKTLLFVITQLLFNLTSTLTVNRLGDSDIKAKRRIELRPLTLPCFLNDVARISAPMINELTLYYLHKPNGEVMKLNLGKPSLARKEGLGEISKIVTKFVKNVRPIVKQTNDYDVFSLRKSVPNTFDTKVESMDPNEFILGPLGVEDHGNWVLSAYTKDLDDDWVELFQVISVVITEYLPANPTKPTLHPGDTFHLSFAFPVNGLQSCELVAPRSTFDRFFDRNLIETDTCGYVVPNITKNDKGLWKIIGVGNIVYETEVYLNVNKD, encoded by the exons ATGTGTCTGTCGCTCCAGCGGGCACACCACTCGTACAAAAGAAAGACACTTCTATTCGTGATCACTCAACTTCTGTTTAATTTGACGTCAACTTTAACTGTCAACAGACTCGGGGACTCGGATATTAAAG CCAAAAGAAGAATCGAACTCCGACCATTGACACTTCCGTGCTTCTTAAACGATGTCGCCCGCATATCCGCACCGATGATCAATGAGCTCACTCTCTACTACCTCCACAAGCCAAATGGGGAAGTGATGAAGCTCAACTTAGGCAAGCCAAGCCTGGCCCGTAAAGAGGGCTTGGGAGAAATATCCAAAATCGTCACGAAGTTCGTGAAAAACGTCAGGCCTATAGTCAAACAGACAAACGACTACGATGTTTTCAGTTTGAGAAAAAGTGTTCCGAACACATTTGACACCAAAGTGGAGAGTATGGATCCTAATGAGTTCATCTTGGGTCCCCTGGGGGTTGAAGACCACGGGAACTGGGTGTTAAGTGCGTATACCAAGGACCTCGACGACGATTGGGTGGAGCTGTTCCAAGTCATATCAGTTGTAATCACAG AATACTTACCAGCCAACCCGACGAAACCCACCCTACATCCAGGAGACACATTCCACCTCAGCTTCGCGTTCCCAGTCAACGGCCTTCAGAGTTGTGAACTAGTCGCCCCAAGGTCAACCTTCGACAGATTTTTTGACAGGAATCTTATAGAAACTGACACTTGTGGCTATGTAGTGCCAAATATCACGAAAAACGATAAAGGCTTATGGAAAATCATTGGTGTAGGTAATATTGTGTACGAAActgaagtttatttaaatgttaataaagatTGA
- the LOC113499367 gene encoding trypsin, alkaline A-like, with amino-acid sequence MIRNIFLLCLVSISCALGEQKIAGGALTTISQYPFAAALLTNRAGGDYVQACGGTIITQSAILSAASCFYTGTVQNSAAAWRARVGSSYRNSQGTIYIINRFTIHEGFSPTTLVNDIAVLRTTWTITYSANVQPARIAGAAYNTGNNQEVWAIGWGAISNQVSASDQLRHVQVWTILQQTCVNRYAQTTTTINDNMICAGFLDVGLRGQCTGDVGGPLLDPAGIVVGVFSRTQGCADDWYPDVNTRVSSYTNWIVNAAIASS; translated from the exons atgattagaaacatatttttattgtgtttagtTTCTATATCCTGTGCTCTTGGAG AGCAGAAGATAGCAGGGGGTGCACTCACGACCATCAGCCAGTACCCGTTTGCGGCCGCCCTCCTCACCAACAGGGCTGGCGGTGACTACGTGCAGGCGTGCGGCGGTACCATCATCACTCAGTCGGCCATCTTGTCTGCTGCTTCCTGCTTCTACACTGGCACTGT ACAAAACTCCGCGGCAGCATGGCGCGCGCGTGTGGGTTCCTCTTACCGCAACTCCCAAGGCACCATCTACATCATCAACCGCTTCACCATCCACGAGGGTTTCTCCCCCACTACTCTGGTCAACGACATCGCAGTACTCCGCACCACCTGGACCATTACTTACAGTGCTAATGTACAGCCAGCCAGGATCGCTGGAGCTGCTTACAATACCGGCAACAATCAAGAAGTTTGGGCTATCGGATGGGGTGCCATATCT AACCAAGTgtcagcatcagatcagctgcGTCACGTCCAAGTGTGGACGATCTTGCAGCAGACCTGCGTGAACCGTTACGCCCAGACCACCACCACCATCAACGACAACATGATCTGCGCTGGATTCCTGGATGTTGGCCTCAGGGGACAATGCACG GGAGATGTCGGCGGACCTCTACTGGACCCCGCTGGTATCGTGGTTGGCGTGTTCTCGCGCACACAAGGCTGTGCCGACGACTGGTACCCAGACGTCAACACCAGAGTCAGCTCCTACACCAACTGGATCGTGAACGCCGCGATCGCTTCTTCATAA